The Gossypium arboreum isolate Shixiya-1 chromosome 2, ASM2569848v2, whole genome shotgun sequence region TTCTGTTTATAAGCCAAACTCAAAAGTTGATTAGAGTACCAATCACTGTGGACTCGACCCCACTACCACTCTTACTACTATTTAGAGTATTTagtaggaattatttttggtgaattcgacgcccatcaaattttggcaccgttgctgggGATTGGAGATATTTTCTAACCTTTGTTTGACTACCTTATGGCTAGATCAGAACCGGGAAATCTAGAGTTTGAtccagaaattgagaaattggccCGACAACTACGAAGAGAAGCCTTACGTCGTGGTAAACGGCCAAATCCCGAATTTGAAACTATATCTTACACTGAAGAATTTTTTTGACGAACCAGACGGGATGGCTGAACAAACTATACGCCAGCTCACAACGGCACCGGATGAACAATAGCCCTTATGTATAACCTATCCGGCAGGAGGAATGCTGTTTGAGCTAAAGTCGGGTTTGATCCACCTATTGCCCACTTTTCGTGGACTACAAAACGAAAATTTGCACACCCACCTTAAGGAGTTCCATATGGTGTGCATAAGCATGAAGCCTTAGGGAGTAACAGAAGACCAAATCAAAATTCGTGCTTTTCCGTTCTCATTGGCTGACTCTGCTAGAGAGTGGCTATTTTATTTGCCTTCGAAATCTGTCAACACGTGGTTTAACATGTCTCATTTGTTTCTTGACAGGGTCTTCCCTGTAGCCCGAGCAGCCTAACTAAGGAGGGACATCGTAGGAATCCGTCAGAAGGACACTAAATAGCTCTACGATTACTAGGAGCGATACAAAAAGTTATATGCGAGCTGCCCACAACATGGATTGACTGAACAGTCACTCTTGCAGTATTTTTATAAGGGATTACTcccaatggaaatgaaaatgatagatgctGCAAGTGGAGGAGCACTAGTCAATATGACGCCTCAAAGAGCGAGAGAGTTGATTTCAAACATGGCTGCCAACTCTCAACAATTCCGACCGATTACAGAACCCACGAGATGGGTTCATGGGTTAAGTTCTTTATCTCTAGAAGACAAGATTGATAAGCTGACTAATGTTGTTCAAACTTTACTTTCAGATAAAACAGGCCCATCACGGTTATGTGGAATTTGCGCAAAGCCAAATCACCCGACGAACTCATGTCCTATTTTACAAGAGGATTCGGCGGAACAAGCGAATGCTGTCGAAAACTTTTCAGGACCACCTTAAAGGCGATATGACCCCTACTCAAACTCGTATAACGTAGGGTGGAAAGATCACCCGAATCTCTGCTATGGGACGAATCCGCAATTCAATCAACCATACCAACAGAGGCCACCGCAGAATCAACAAATACCACCTTCAAAGTCATCTTTGGAAGCCATAGTGGAAAAGTTAGCCAATAGTACTGAGAAATTCCAACAAAAAACTGACATGCATTTGCAGGAATTGGATAAGCAAGTGAGCAAACTCGCGCTCATGGTTAGCCGTTTGGAGTCCCAAGGTAAGCTGCCATCCCAGACTGAGCCAAATCCTCGACACAATGCAAGCGCTATGACATTAAGGAGTGGGAAGGTTTTGGTGCCCGTACTTGACACAAGTCGCGGCCACGACACTAGTCGCGCCCATGACACTAGTCAAGATAGGGAGAAACTTGACACAGAGGCTCCAGTAGAATCGGTACCACAAAAGTCGTTCACAGTACCACCTCCGTTTCCCGAAAGACTAGTTCAATACAGGAAGGAGCGAGACGAGAAGGAGATCCTCGACACCTTTCGAAAGGTGGAAATCAACATACCTCTTCTCGATGCAATTAAACTGATCCCACGATACGTAAAATTCCTAAAAGAATTATGTATGAGTAAAAGGAAACTTTTGggaaatgaaaaggtaagtgtcgaAGAAAATGTCTCTGTCGTTCTGCAACAGAAAATACCGCCCAAATGTaaggaccaaggtatgttttTCATATCCTATAAAATAGGTAGTGTTGGTATTAAAAAAGCAATGTGTGACTTAGGCGCATCAATTAATGTTATGCTTTTTTCAATTTATAAACTACTTAATGCAGGTCCTTTAAAGGAAACTGGTGTGATAATCTAGCTTGCAGATAAATCTGTGGTACATCCGGAGGGAGTATTAGAGGACGTTCTTGTCAAGGTAAACGAGTTAATATTTCCTGCAGACTTCTACATTATCAACACGGAGGATGAAAATTCAGCCAATTCATCTAACACACTTCTCGGGAGACCAATTTTGAGTACCGCTCAAACAAAAATTGATGTACGAAGTGGGATACTCACTATGGAGTTCGATGGAGAGGTGGTGAAATTCAATGTCTATGAGGCCATGAACCATCCTAACCTGATTTCTAATGTTTCTAATATTGATATAATTGATCCTTTAACTGAATTATGTTTAGAATATTATGACGAGGATGAATTACGAACCGTTCTATGCAAAAGTCTGGACTTTGATGCCATTAAGGAACTGGAGGAATGGATAAACTTTGAAGATTCGGTTCATGAAACAGTGGCTCATATGGAGGCATAACAATGGAGGAACCCAGGTAAATTTCTTGAATTAACTCCATCACAGACTAAGTTCGTACCATCTATTTTGTAGGCTCCGGAGTTGAAACTCAAACCACTCCCAAGCCACTTGAAGTATGCTTTTCTCGGTGAAGGAAATACACTACTAGTGATAATCTCGAGTAAACTCTCGAGGATAGAAGAAGAAAACTTGGTACGAGTCCTTAGGGACTATAAAGAGGTAATTAGGTGGACAGTAGCTGAAATTAAGGGGTTAAGCCCCTCGACTTGCATGCACAAAATTCAAGTGATGGATAATGCTGTACCTAAAAGAGAGGCTCAAAGGCTTCTCAACCCGCCTATGATGGAAGTGGTGAGAAAAGAGGTTCAGAAGCTACTTGATGCCAGGATGATCTACCCCATATTTGACAGTAATTGGGTTAGCCTAGTCCACGTAGTACCAAAAAAGACCGGTGTAACCGTAGTTGAGAATTTGGCAGGTGAGATGGTTCCCACTCGGGTCCAAAACGGGTAGAGAGTCTGCATCGGTTATAGGAAGTTGAATTCCTTAACACGGAAAGATCACTCTCCACTTCCTTTTATTGACCAGATGTTAGAACGTTTAGCTGGAAAGTCTCACTATTGTTGTCTTGATGGTTACTCAAGGTTTTTCCAAATTCTAGTGCAACCGGGGGATCAGGAGAAGACGATGTTTACGTGCCCATTTCGCATATTCGCTTACAGACGGATGCCGTTCGGACTCTGTAACGCACCAGCCACTTTTCAGAGGTGCATGGTAAGTATATTTTCGAACTACATTGAGAAAATTAACAAGGTGTTCATGGACAACTTTATTGTATATGGTAAGTCCTTCGAGGTATGTCTGACTAATCTTGCAAAAATTTTGGAAAGATgcttagaatttaatcttgttctaaattatgagaaatgccattttatggtagACAAGGGATTAGTTCTAGGTCATATTATTTCTGCTGAGGGAATTTCTGTCGATAAAGCAAAAATCGACATCATTAACTCACTACCATACCCCACAACTGTGAGGAAGATTCGATCTTTCCTTGGTTATACAGGTTTCTACATACGGTTCATTAAGGACTTTTTAAAAATTGCGCAACCTCTCTGCAACCTATTACAGAAAGACAAGGAATTCGAGTTTGAGCAATCATGCAGAAAAGCGTTTGACACGCTCAAACATAAGCTCGTTTCAGTGCCTATTATTCAAACACCGAATTGGATTTATCCTTTCAAGATAATGTACAATGCTAGCGACCATAGCATAGGAGAAGTCCTTGGACAAAGGATCAAGAAAGAAGCACACGTCATCTCCTATACCTTTAAAACTTTGAACGCTGCCCAAATCAACTATTCAACCACTGAAAAAGAGTTTCTAGCTACAGTCTTTGCCTTAGAAAAATTTCGTTCATATTTATTAGGACCTAAGATTGTGGTTTTTTCCGATCATGCAGCCCTCAAATATCTAATCGGGAAGAAGAAAGTAAAACTGAGACTTATAAGGTGGACACTACTTTTGCAAGAGTTCGATCtcgaaataaaagataaaaaaggaAGTGAAAATTTGGTGGCTGACCATTTGAGCCAAATTCCTCCATCAAAGGATGTAACACCACTTAAAGATGATTTTCTGGATGAAAATTTACTTGCTGCCcagatgatttttccttggtatgCAGACATGGTGAATTATCTTGCTACAGGTATGATCTCTCCTAACCTATCGCGATCTGAAAAAGACAAGATCAAATGTGAGTCTCGACAATATATTTGGGATGACCCCTATCTTTAGAAGTACTGTTCCGACTAGGTAATTCGTCGATGCGTTCCTAAAATTAAGGTAAAATCAATTCTATCCTTTTGTCATTCTTATGCATGTGGTGGGCATTTTGGCCCCAAACGAACTGCACATAAAGTATTTGAATGTGGACTATATTGGCCAAATATTTTTTGTGACGCATATCTGTTTTGTAAAACTTGCGAAAAATGTCAAAGGGTAGGAAATGTGAGCGAAAAAAATGAAATGCCTCTAAACCCTGTGCGTGTCTGTGAAATTTTCGATATATGGGGCATTGATTTTATGGGGCATTGATTTTATGGGCCCATTTGTCTCATCATTCGGGAACGTTTATATTTTACTTGCTATTGACTATGTGTCAAAATGGGTGGAAGCAAAAGCCACTCGTCGTGCTGATGCCAAAATAGTAGTTGATTTCCTAAAAAGTTatattttttctaggtttggcacacTGCGAGCTTTGATCAGCGATCGAGGGACATATTTTTACAACAAAGTAATTGATACGCTCTTGAAAAAATACGGGGTGGTGCAACAAGTCGCTACAGCTTATCACCTACAATCGAACGGTCAGACGGAAGTGTCGAATCGAGAAATCAAGTTGCTTTTGGAGAAGACCGTTAAGCCAGATAGAAAAGACTGGAGTTTGAGACTTAACGATGCATTGTGGGCATACCGAACAGCTTATAAAAGACCCATAGGTATGTCTCCTTATCGACTAATTTTTGGTAAACCGTGTCATCTTCCTGTTGAGCTAGAACATAAGGCGTTTTGGTCGGTCAAACTATACAACATGGAATTGGAAGCTACAGGTAAGCAACGTAAATTAAATATCCAAGAACTTGAGGAAATTCGACGAGAAGCATATGAGAGTGCCTAAATTTACAAAGATAAGGTCAAAGCGTACCATAACCAAAAGATAAACCACAAACAATTTTTGGTAGGACAAAAAGTATTACTTTATGACCTACATTGAGAATTTTTGCAAGTAAGCTTCGGACTAAGTGGTTAGGGCCTTTTATTGTTACTCACATATTTCCACATGGCGCAGTCGAGGTTAAAAGCAAAGAATctggaaaaattttcaaagtcaacgGGCAACAATTAAAGCCTTTTTACGAAAACATTCAAGTCCACTTGGTTGAGGAATTAGTCCTCGAAGAGCCGGATGAATAAATTTCTGGgtcgtcgagctaacgacgtCAAAAAAGTTctttttgggaggcaacccaaattCATTCGCATTtattcttatttatttaatttttagtttaagtAGAACTTAgggtgtaaataaataaatttttatttaattttgttcatTTGATGTTTTCAGGAACTTAAGGGAGGATACGAATTTTCTTGGATAATGATGATGGTGTGGGCACGACTTTCTAATTTGGTGATAGTGAAAAAAAATTCCTAACCTTCATAAaatccccccccccaaaaaatcaAAATCCACTAAATTCCTAACCAAACTCATTTACCCTAAACCGAAATACCAAACTACCCTACCATCAGCCCAATACCCACCCCCCAATCCACTTACCCAACATCAAACACCTAACATAATATACCAACACCCAAACCCAACACCAAAAACAAGCCCAAGAGAGGAAAAAAAAATGAGCCAAATGGCATAATTgacccaaagaaaaaaaaaagagaaaaaaaaaagagagaaaaagaaaaagaaaattaaacacccaaaaatccccaaaatccatttccccttcatcttcatcttcttcaaacTTCAAAAAGAAACCCTAACCCAAGCAAGCCACCTCACTATCGCCGTCGCACTCCCCATAGCCAGCCTAACACCGTCGCACCCACCCCACGCCACCGCCGTCGACGAGCCCAAACCCCGATCcctccattttctttctccttttcatttttttctatttttcccccTCCACTTACAACCATTATTTTTCGGCCTTCTCTACCGTTGTGCTACCATCGAACGATGCTATAACCCATCGGAGCCCTTACCCTTGCTCAACCGCTCCTCTTCTCCACAAGGAACATCTCctctaattattttctttttcaccACCACCAAGCCACCCTTACCACTGCCGAACGATGCCATCCCCGAAGCTCCCACTGTCATTcttcgaaaaaataaaaaaattttgaccCAAAACCGCGTCGCCACAGTTGCGCCACCGCTAATCACTGCCAACTCTGCCAGGCGCCACCACCGTATCCACTTTCATCGTACCAGCAGAACCAATTACTCGTGACATTCGTACGGAAACCATGGTCCGAACTCAGAACCAAACGGCTGACAACTTTTCAGTTTCACTCAATCAAAATCGGTATCGATTCTTCGCGCCTCCAGTCGTTGATATAGCCGACGATGAACCTTCCCCACCTCCTCTTAAACGAACGGCCCGACTAACGAGAGCACGTCGCCAACAACGTTCGACTCCAGTAAAACTGGAACACTCGGCCAGTAGCTCCACTATATCCGAAAGGTCAACCTCTAACCCTCAATCTACTTTACCTTTACTGACATATCATGCAGGTAACTCGGACGAGGTTCGACCATCTAGTGACCATGTCGACCCCTCTGCGAAAGAATGTGTTGCCCAACGCCAAACACGATCGTCCCCTACTCGAAGTCGTCGACAACAGACACGTGAACCAGCGACACCACTGCACAGCAGTACTGACGCTGCTGAAAATTCAAGTCCACCTCCCTCGCCTGACGAATATGTTCGACCAACACAAAATAGTCAACGTAATAGACGAGGTCGTGCCAACAACATTCCTACCGAAGGACGATTGCGAGGGTTTTTATACTTTTCGACCCCAGAGCATCGCACACGATATGACGACATTCGACAACACCCACTCCCAGTCTGTAAGTAAATCAATTCCACCACTCTTAATATGCTAAATATTAATGATGTTGTGACTACTTATTTTGATGCTATTGGTTGGAGCTGTTTTGCAAACATATCCTATGATGCATATTATGAGTTAATATATGAGTTTTACACCACATTTAGCTTCAATACTACAACATTACAGACTGTTGAAATGCAAAACATTATTTGTTTTTGTCGCTTGGAAAGGACTTTCGGATGTCGATATCTGATTTTAATATTGCCACGGGTTTCATTGACCTTAAGAATATTCAATCTGATTCCTATCATACTGCTCTGTTAGATATCCCAAGTGACTTTAATGCTCAAGATGCCTATCGTGTTTTAGCCCATTCTGATCAACTTTATAATCTGAAAACCACAAAAGACTTATTGGTGCATGAACCTGCTTTAAGATATATTCACCGATTTTTGGCATTTAGTTTTTCAGGACAAAACGATTCGTCCTCTGTCTTAACGagaattgaattatttttcttGTGGTGTATGCATTCCGGTTATAAAGTTAATTTAGGATATTAGTTTGTACGAAATTTTCATATTGTTTTGCGATGTAATCGTCCTCTGATACTTGGGTCGTATATTACGAACTTAACCTTTACAATTTTTCCCTCTGAAATTGATTTCTTGTCTGTAACATTTGCATATCATATGGACAGCCTATATAAATATTGTTTGGATTCTATGGGTTTGCTTGCCAGCACCCCTACTGCGTATTATTTTGTTCTTCTAGGTACAATGACTGCTCGTGGGAATATGGTTTTTCGACAACGCCTGCATTTCACTACTCGAGAACAAGAGGAACAACCTCCGACTGTAGAGGCCCATTTAATCCAAATCGAGGCTCGACTTGGAACAATGGAAACCCAAGTCTCCACAATCCTCGACATCTTGCAGAATCATTACTCCCAACACCAACCACGTCATTAACATATATGGGGAGTGTTcttaactttttctttttatttcggcTGCTGACTTTTATTTCATATAATATACGCTTGAGGACAACCATAGGTTAAGTAGGGGGGATGGATGGTAAATATTCATGAATTTTTGTTGCAGGTCTCTCTTTTGCATGTGTTCAATTTTATGTTAAATTCATTCGATAGTTTATTTAAACATTGAGCCTTTAATCTCGTACTTAGTTAATTTGGACAATTGGGCAAAGTTTGAATTAAAATGTTCAAGTATATAGATTAGTCAACATTTGTGTCTTAAAATTGACTTAAAATTGATCAAACTTTATATTTtgagaatttatttattttttacctAAGTTGTTtacattgattatgtatgcaaAAAGAGACTCgattttaaaaattgtacaatAAATTTAATGTTTGAAAAAACAACATGGCATGAGCTAAGTAGGGGGGAGTtgataaacatattaatttacataattcttgtgtttaatttggtttatttttgaattaatccctgcttaattggtgattttatgatttaatcttgtcagggatgcaattggtcaaaaacgagcaaaaaaggggccaaattgaaagacaaatcGTTGAGTTGTGGCCAAATTAAAAAGATGGGGAAAGCCAAGGATTTAACATaaattttgactttgtaaaaagctaaaaatagaagatattattttgttttatttaattttattatttatttttatttaattttattaatttaggattaggctatttttagtaaaccctatGTATATAAATAAGGGCTTTTAGTTCTTAGAAATATCATCCTTTGTCTTTACATTCCTATTTCAATTGGGattgaattactctctctctctctcttgtaTTTCCTTCTCCAATTTGGAATTGGAATATCATTTTTTCCCCTTCAATTTGACGTTACATTTTGTAGCCTTATCTccaatttttgtttcttttccataATTGGGTCAATTGCTCTCCAAGTCCTTTCCATTCATTGCTTCACCATAATCATCAATCTCCTTTCCAAGCTCACAAAGCAtgaacaatttcatgcttaactaAATTTCTTCTTAGCTTTAGGCCGGTGTTCTTTCCGGTCGGGAATCATGAGATACGAATTCGTGTTAAAAAAATCCGTCCCATCGGTATTCATttttttcctaagtatcgggatAGACCAATTATCGCTTAAAGTTAAATTCGATTTCAAGTCaaagtgcacgttgggttggagtcatgtttgcttacagttggaGATTCGAGTCGGTCGTACTGTACTTGGATTTCTGAGAACAGATCGAGGAAGAAGTGCTTGGGTTTAAAAGACCCACGCGATTGAGGCCATTAATTCGAGTTGGGCTCCTCAGAACGCAAGGCTGCCGGAATCTTAAATCGGGAATACGTGTATCTCGAttagataatcggtaagggttggtttgcaagTCGTACTGGAACCAGCTGctagaggaagaattggtggctaagacgttcttaactgctataaccaACTTATCAATTGGAGGAGAAGATTAATTTCAAAGATCGATTCTTAACACGGAATTTACCAAGTCTAAGGCTAAGACTTACTATATTTGATTGTAAATCCCAATTTAATTtctgatttatttaattatttaccttagcagttttaattatttaatttctaatcaatttcaaaatcccccgctttacttatttatttgcttatttttcAGCTGGTACGTTTTAAGTCGTGGGCACGACGCTTGACATGACATTCTGTTCATAAGCCAAACTCGAAAGTTGATTAGAGTACCAATCCCTGTGGACTtgaccctactaccactcttaGTACTATTTAGAGTATTTagtaggaattatttttggtggattcGACACCGATGGATGGTAAATATTCATGAATTTTTGCTGCATGTCTCTCTTTTGCATGTGTTCAATCTTACGTTAAATTCATTCGATAGTTTATTTAAACATTGAGCCTTTAATCTCATACTTAGTTAATTTGGACAATTGAGCAAAGTTTGAATTAAAATGTTCAAGTGTATAGATTAGTCAACATTTGTGTCTTAAAattgatatatgtagctaggttttttgtataaattgattgtttggaaaattatatttacttgtgcttaaataaataaataaataaaagttcaagtTATGAGTGAAGTTTCGAAAAGGTGACCGGATAGAGTAACCGGGGTAaagtgcttgggttgtcatcttaactcgcgtcaaaaggttcgagTGAC contains the following coding sequences:
- the LOC108466166 gene encoding uncharacterized protein LOC108466166, whose amino-acid sequence is MHLQELDKQVSKLALMVSRLESQGKLPSQTEPNPRHNASAMTLRSGKVLVPVLDTSRGHDTSRAHDTSQDREKLDTEAPVESVPQKSFTVPPPFPERLVQYRKERDEKEILDTFRKVEINIPLLDAIKLIPRYVKFLKELCMSKRKLLGNEKVSVEENVSVVLQQKIPPKCKDQDKSVVHPEGVLEDVLVKVNELIFPADFYIINTEDENSANSSNTLLGRPILSTAQTKIDVRSGILTMEFDGEVVKFNVYEAMNHPNLISNVSNIDIIDPLTELCLEYYDEDELRTVLCKSLDFDAIKELEEWINFEDSVHETVAHMEA